A stretch of Ipomoea triloba cultivar NCNSP0323 chromosome 11, ASM357664v1 DNA encodes these proteins:
- the LOC115996656 gene encoding probable protein phosphatase 2C 33, which yields MGSCLSSESRSPHPCSPMSAIGIQKKKSFKRKAVSRNSSFDCRKEDHLHRIPGRRFLNGSSEVATLFSQQGKKGTNQDAMIVWENFGSRTDTVFCGVFDGHGPHGHMVAKRVRDSLPLKLSAHWEVNTKSQDVLREINLNSVDSLNSLDVSVITADEEPRASTDVEEVQKHPDAFPSLKESFLNAFRVMDRELRSVTNIDCFCSGTTAVTLVKQGRVLVIGNVGDSRAVLGTRNIDNYITAVQLTVDLKPNLPEEAERIRKCKGRVFALRDEPEVARVWLPNTDSPGLAMARALGDFCLKDFGLISVPEISYRCLSDKDEFIVLATDGIWDVLSNQEVVKVVASSTRSSAAKALVETAVRGWKTKYPNSKVDDCAVVCLFLNSKSNDMSSASSAKYKDRAVATEQKEVDRHEEEELSDESREEVLEQEDLNEKVGKEWSALEGVTRVNTLVTLPRFVPEKEDKKAIGGTKTKKQ from the exons ATGGGGTCCTGCTTGTCTTCTGAAAGCAGGAGCCCGCATCCATGTTCTCCCATGTCTGCTATTGGGATTCAGAAGAAGAAGAGCTTCAAGAGGAAGGCAGTGTCTCGGAATTCTTCTTTTGATTGCCGGAAGGAGGACCATTTGCACCGGATTCCAGGGCGTAGGTTCTTGAATGGCTCCAGTGAGGTGGCTACCCTCTTTAGTCAGCAGGGGAAGAAAGGAACAAATCAAGACGCGATGATTGTTTGGGAG aatTTTGGGTCAAGAACAGACACCGTCTTTTGTGGTGTTTTTGATGGCCATGGTCCTCATGGTCACATGGTTGCAAAGCGAGTGAGAGACTCTCTACCCTTGAAATTAAGCGCGCACTGGGAAGTTAATACTAAAAGCCAGGACGTCCTTAGAGAGATTAACCTGAATTCTGTGGATAGCTTAAATTCTCTGGACGTTTCGGTAATAACTGCAGATGAGGAGCCGAGGGCCTCTACTGACGTTGAAGAAGTTCAAAAGCACCCCGATGCCTTTCCGTCATTAAAGGAATCATTCTTAAACGCTTTTAGGGTCATGGATAGGGAACTGAGATCCGTTACAAATATAGATTGCTTCTGTAGTGGGACTACTGCAGTAACTCTCGtgaaacag GGTCGGGTTCTTGTAATTGGGAATGTTGGAGACTCTAGAGCTGTACTGGGTACAAGAAATATAGACAATTATATTACTGCTGTACAGTTGACTGTGGATCTTAAGCCTAATCTTCCAG AGGAAGCGGAGAGGATTCGCAAATGTAAGGGGCGTGTATTTGCTCTCCGTGATGAACCTGAGGTAGCAAGAGTGTGGCTTCCAAATACAGACTCTCCTGGCCTTGCCATGGCACGTGCTTTAGGAGATTTTTGTCTCAAGGATTTTGGTCTCATCTCTGTGCCAGAAATTTCGTATAGATGTTTATCGGACAAAGATGAATTTATTGTCTTGGCAACGGATGGG ATTTGGGATGTTCTCTCCAATCAAGAGGTAGTAAAGGTAGTGGCTTCATCAACGCGTTCATCTGCAGCTAAGGCGCTGGTTGAAACCGCTGTTCGAGGTTGGAAGACCAAATACCCGAATTCCAAAGTTGATGATTGTGCGGTTGTCTGCCTCTTTCTCAATTCAAAGTCAAATGATATGTCTTCGGCCTCGAGTGCCAAATACAAGGACAGGGCTGTTGCAACGGAACAGAAGGAGGTCGACCGACATGAAGAGGAGGAACTATCGGACGAGAGTCGAGAGGAAGTGTTAGAGCAAGAGGACTTGAATGAGAAAGTCGGGAAAGAATGGTCTGCTCTTGAAGGGGTGACTCGGGTGAACACCCTGGTGACGTTGCCAAGGTTTGTGCCGGAAAAGGAGGATAAGAAAGCTATTGGAGGGACAAAGACGAAGAAGCAATAA